Proteins encoded by one window of Desulfocurvus vexinensis DSM 17965:
- the nifU gene encoding Fe-S cluster assembly protein NifU, translating into MWDYTDKVKEHFLNPRNAGAMENPDAVGEVGSLACGDALKLFLRINDQGVIENATFQTFGCASAIASSSALTEILKGKTVAEAEALTNKDIAEYLGGLPKEKMHCSVMGEEALAAALKNWRGEAAPEAHAEGELVCRCFGVTDVTIRRAIEENGLRTVEEITNYTKAGGGCGDCVPRLEEILAEVLGQAPAQAPAPKPLTNLQRMQKVMQVIDEVVAPSLRKDGGDIELVDVDGTDVSVSLRGACSSCPSSQLTLTDFVQKTLREQVDPAIRVKGV; encoded by the coding sequence ATGTGGGACTATACGGATAAGGTCAAGGAGCACTTCCTGAACCCGCGCAACGCGGGGGCGATGGAGAACCCTGACGCAGTGGGCGAGGTGGGCAGCCTGGCCTGCGGCGACGCCCTCAAGCTTTTCCTCAGGATCAACGACCAGGGCGTCATCGAGAACGCCACCTTCCAGACCTTCGGCTGCGCCAGCGCCATCGCCTCGTCCTCGGCGCTGACCGAGATCCTCAAGGGCAAGACCGTGGCCGAGGCCGAGGCGCTGACCAACAAGGACATCGCCGAGTATCTGGGCGGGCTGCCCAAGGAAAAGATGCACTGCTCGGTGATGGGCGAGGAAGCCCTGGCCGCTGCGCTGAAGAACTGGCGCGGCGAGGCCGCCCCCGAGGCCCACGCCGAGGGCGAGCTGGTCTGCCGCTGCTTTGGCGTCACCGACGTGACCATCCGCCGGGCCATCGAGGAAAACGGGCTGCGCACGGTGGAGGAGATCACCAACTACACCAAGGCGGGCGGCGGCTGCGGCGACTGCGTGCCCCGGCTGGAAGAGATCCTGGCCGAGGTGCTGGGCCAGGCCCCGGCGCAGGCTCCGGCCCCCAAGCCCTTGACCAATCTCCAGCGGATGCAGAAGGTCATGCAGGTCATCGACGAGGTGGTGGCCCCGAGCTTGCGCAAGGACGGCGGGGACATCGAGCTGGTGGACGTGGACGGCACGGACGTTTCGGTCTCCCTGCGCGGGGCCTGCTCCAGCTGCCCCTCAAGCCAGCTGACGCTCACGGATTTCGTGCAGAAGACCCTGCGCGAGCAGGTGGACCCGGCCATCCGGGTCAAGGGGGTCTGA